TTTTTTCACTGATTGCAACAAAGGGTTAtgtaaaataagtaaataaatcagacagaaacattaCAGTTTTGAGTGAAGGCTTACCTAATGTTTACAACCTGTAGCTACAACCTAAAATTAAGATCTCACCAATAGAAGACTGTGGAATACGGACAAATACTTAACTGCCTTATTAACTGTAATCTCATTTGCCATCTTTATTTATCAGACAATTGAAGTTTTAAATTATTAGTGCAACGACAACAGTATTACACCTGTCACTTTAAAGAATGTTCAGATTACAGTGGGAAATAGGGCTTTGGCCTTTAATCTTGATTCGATGAGGAGATTGGCTGTATCTTAATTGTTTGGCTCCTAAAGTAGACATGAGGCATCCACCCTAAATAATGCAGATGACATGTAACTAGATGCCATAAGGTCATAGTACCTCCCAGTGCAAATGTCAACCGCAGCATGttgaaatcagtgaaaataatgcagaaatgtgtcGATGATGCATAAATGTATTACGAGACCACCAGTCTAACCAGTCCAGTAAGAAAGCAATGAAATGTCCAATTATAgccaaaaatcaaaaataaataaaacaaataaaacaaaaggaaactaAAATGAGTGCACTCAAGAGAGTTCTACCGCCCTCTTTCACAGTGAATGTCCAACAAGGTGGTCCAGGTGATGGATGTGATCCTGCGCGGGTGAAAATGCAGATATTTCTTGGATGAAGACAGCAACTTGGAAGAAGATGTGGACGAATGGCAGCAAAATGAGACATTAGGTGGATGATGAATAAAGTTCTGACAGGAGAGCGCAGCAAAAAAACAGCCTCCACACATTCGCCCAACAACTACTCATCACAAGGCCATCATAAATGTCCACTGAGTTCTATATACAaagtcttctttctttttcattaacTCATAACAACTGTATACATATAATGATGCATCTCACAgtatacatgtacatgtacatgaaTTCAGCATGAATACCTCAAATACATCTTTTCACACAGTGCACCTTgaatacattcatacattttacaGGTCAGAAACAGTTGCTAGCAGGGCTCCATGCATAACTCACTTGAAGCTTAATTTATGCTAACCTAGCCACACCTAGCCACAGCCCATTACCTGATTATCGACTATACATGACAAAATCGTCACATGTTCATGAATTAATTAAacccaaataaaacaaaatgcatgcggttcactgaaaaacatgattaaCAGACCCATTGGCATGAATATTACGACTCTTAATGGGACTCCAATTCAAAGACTATCCTGTCAAAAGGTTGGCTGTAACTTTGACAGGAAGCAAAGcctgttttatgtgtttgctaTATTCTCCTCCAGTAAAGCAGGTGGCAgcatgtagaacattagctgtaacatctatTGATGAGGAGTCATTCGCTCAAATGGCTATCAGTCGAAAacgaagaaggagaagaaggatgaaTGTGAGAGGAGTACCTGCcaaaaaaaggataaaagtCTTCCCTGTACTTAATATAACAGCAATGTTGGTCAATGGCGGtgtatcacacagagggaaaagcgATGTGAGGCAGGATGACAAATCTGTCCAGGGCTTCTCATCTGCAGTATAATATTAGGTTGCATCTTAATTGCATCTTGAatcttaatttttaattttattccctttattgatcccaaactgggaaattattctctgcatttcacccatcactgtaaacacacacatgcacatgcaacatgcagtgaacacacaggagcagtcGGCTGCCACGTCAGGCGCCCGGGGAACAtatggggggttaagtgccttgctcaagggcacatcagctggctaatggaggggggaggggatactccaccacacccaaatttctctgccagtccggtggggggaatcgaaccggcgaccctTCGCTCCCTTAATTTCTTGTTTTAGCTTCGCAAACTCAAAAAATCTATTGAGTTTAACGTAAAAACCTTAAAccagtttttttatttccacatccagcagtgaCAGTGCAACATAACTCATTCGGAGACGTGTTTGTTTCTACCTGATGACTGTACCAactccaatattcactctcttttagctgtgTCTTTGGAAATATCTGACTGTTTATCtgataaatgctccactttgttcactagctagtctctaactgtgtctatctgctgtttgctgctgagcaggtcgtGTCCAGTGggtttttacagctttttctcAGAAAACAACCCCATGATAGAAGGCTAAACAGTGAGGTGAAACTTGCTATGAAGCTCTTTAACACTGAGGAGAGCTGAAGATTCATCTGACAGTTCTATGGAAGTTCATTAAGGGTGAAGCAGGAGTGGAATTTCCCTTCTGTCCCATCCCACCCCCTCAAAAATACTCCGCTACCATCCCATGACAGAAAGAATCCCATAACCCACAGGTTAAAAATGTCAGCCCCAAAGCCTCATTGCTCCCAGAGAAAACACCAAACCACAGTGAGTTGACACAAGCAGTTACAACATGCATGGTATGTAAGCTGACAGCAACGGTTGCCTGGTGACTGCTAGGCAACGCAACAATGTGTGGAGTACCAGGGGCCGCTCAGTCGGCttataaaagataaaagatgtATGTTAGTCCACCTCCAGTCTGGCTGGAGGAGGTTCACATCAACAGAggtaaaccacacacacacacacacacacacacacacacaaaaaaaaagctaccaATGATGTCTTCCAGTGTTCACCGAATGCTGCATTTGTCTGGTGTGTTTtgtgaagacagaaaacagcgaAATTCGACCACTGATTAACAAAATGAGATGAAATCTGACAGTAAATTAAAATTGAATAAGCTGCTACGTGGCAAAGATTCCagcttttttaattaattgctggaaaacaatgaaatcttCCTGCTGAAGAACTAATGTGTGACCTGTTTCTTGACTTGAGAGACTGTATGTTACCAGGCTTACTGCTAAAACCAAACAGTGGGGTGTGGGAAGTTTTTCAAAGTACAGCAACATGAACTAAAATCATGTTAATGTTCAGAGATCGTACAGGACAATTCTAACTGGTTCTGgtcaggaggcagagctgcaaaCATCAATTATCAAGTCACTTCTAGTCAATCATCCTCTGGTAGGAAACACACTGAGGTTaagagaaaaccaaagaaaGCCAAATTATTTCTTTTGGCACATGTAAAACTTGATATTTTAGACACTCACAGCTAGGACAAATAATCATTTCAGATTCAATGGTTAAATGAACTTCATCAGGTGCAGCATTGATGTCTTCTCTCTGCCTAATTTTGGCTTTGATTTAAATGTAGGCATATTTGCAATGTAATGTCCAAAGTGTGAAAACTGAGGCAGTTTTCTACAACTGTAGTTTCATTTAATGACTCTGATTTTACATGCAAGCTTTGTGCACTGATGTAAAGCTTTTGTTTTACAGTCAAAGACCTACAACtgtaatttctttattttgttacaTGTACTCTTAAAAGACAGCTGCTATTCAGAGAAAGCCTTAAACATCTTTCACtaacacagtcctgatgaagcagattatTGTTTCGTCATGTTCTGAATATAAATTATTCATATAACATTCATACAACAACACATTAACTCTGACAGATCAGGTTGTGGCAGCAGTGTTTATTGTGATTCTCTCCAGGATCCTCCCTCTGCAGAATGGAGAATGAAACTTTCAATGCAGACATTATATTCATCGAGGGGTTAAAAGTTAGCCCCCAGTCCTCCAGTCTGGCctttatcctcctcctcctcatctacATCTTGATCGTGGTGTCTAACATCGGCCTGGTAGTCCTGATCACCATGGAGAGGAGCCTGCATGAGCCCATGTATCTGCTCTTCTGCAACATGAGTATTAATGATGTTTTTGGGGCCACAGCCATCATCCCTCGCCTGCTCAGCGATGTTTTCACTCCAATCATAGAGCGGCACATTCATTACATAGACTGCGTTGTCCAGGCCTTTGCTTCTCATTTTCATGCAGGCACATCTCATGCAGTGCTCATGATCATGGCTTTTGATCGCTATGTGGCCATCTGCAACCCTCTGCGATATGCCACCATAATGACCCACCGCATGGTGGTGCAGCTCTCGGTCGGGGCCTGGATGGTGGCCTTCATCCTTGTCGCTGTCCTCCTGGGTCTCACCATCCGCCTGACACGCTGCAGGAGGGCTATAATCAACCCATTCTGCGACAACGCCTCCTTGTTCAAGCTCTCCTGCCAGAATCTTCTCATAAACCACATCTATGGCCTCGGCAGCGCCGTGGTCATCCTGGGCTCCTCTCTCGGCAGCATCACGCTCACTTACCTGAGGGTCGCCATCGTGTGTCTGAGCAGTAAAAACAAGGTACTGAACAGTCGGGCACTGCAGACCTGCGCCACCCACCTGGCTGTGTACCTGATCATGTTGGTTGCGTCCTTCACTCCCATGATCATGCACCGACGCCCTGAGTGGGCAAACAGTGGGAAAGTGGCGTCCGTCCTGTTCCATGTCATCCCTCCAGCTCTGAACCCCATCATCTACGGACTGCAGTGTAAAGAGCTCAGACAGAAggttgtcagtgtgtttctcaaGAATAAAGTCATGGATGTGAAAAGTCCATGAATAAGTATGCACACACCCCAAAATAAAGGTCTCATCAGTGCAGTACCTTGagttgtgtgcatgtctgctcCACATGAACAATTTTAGGGGAGTTTAAGGTATGAATGCCTTCTCAGAAAAGCTCTTTATTTTTATTCGTGATGTGAAACATATTTTGCAACAGCTGGTTGGAGATGTTTGCAGGGTTATGTGAATCTGCGAGTTAAAAATATTTGTTCCAAACTTTTATATTTGCCACGTTTCAGATGTTGAAACATATGTATGTATTGACACATCATGATGATATTTCACATACATTACAACTTACTAAACTTGCTCAGTTGTAGGAAAACCGTTATTGTATTCAACACAGTAATCAATTGTAAGTATAACATTGTGCTGGACACttaaataaaagcctgttttaatgtgttttacattattCCTTCAAAATAAGGGGCAAGGAAAAGTTTACACAAAATGTGCTCACTTCATATAGAGATGGGAAATTTCTAATAATGTTATATTATTGAACAATATCTTTAAATGTGTAATCTTCATTTCCATACTATCAACTTTTTCTTAGTCTTGaatatcaatcaatcagtgtacaatccaaaaacacattttctcacctAACTCCACAGGTATCAGTGCAaatagttttcattttatttttccaatatACAAGTTTTTGGACTCCTCTCTAGTcctttgtgaaatattgaatgAGCCTCTTTGAGCCTCTTTGATGGAactgaaacatctgaaacatgagAAGGAGACACaactacacatttattttatatcaGAGGTCGCAGGACAAAAAGGTTGGAAGCCACAGAGTTGAATTTCAACAAGGCACTGTATTTTATTAGTTTACGATATGTTTTGttcatgtaaaatatgaatatgaaatgtAACAGGTAACTACATCTGTCAAAGAAATGTAGTGGAGGGGAACTATAAAGTGGCATTAAATGGAAAGACTTGAGTTTAATACAAATAACTCAAAACTGCACTTACAATAAACACAGTCCCAGAGATTAAAGTTGAGGGGTCTGTGGACTCCATGCAGGCCTCTGTGATGGGGGAACACAGGGGACCAGACACCTGATTGAGCCTGTAAtaggctgcagctgtgcaccTGGAGCTCCTAATGTTGTTGAAGGTGCCGCACAAGCTGAATGCTAATAGGACAATTTGGcacaagcagaagaagaagatgcacACAGGATACAGCATATTCACacacttttcaaaaacaaacagatctcCAATGATATAGAACTGTTGATAAATATGTCTAATTCATAGCATCATTAACCAGTTTAATGTGACATCTGAATGTGAATTTTGACAAAGGAAGTTTTGTGTATAGACAGCAAACATGAACGATTCATACAATTTCTAAATACGTTTTTGTGCATGACTTTTTTCCAATTGCAAATGGACATGAGGATGGATGTCCAGTTGCCTTTCCCTGTCCAGTTTGTGGGTGTCCAGTTAGCAGAGTATCTGGTTTTCTTTTCCAGTTAGGTGTTGACGTCCTTCATGgcagtcacagcagcaggcCTGAACCTGTTCAGAGTCCTTCTAATGGACTCTCGCAGCTCCTTGTTCCTCAGACTGTAGATGATCGGGTTCAGGAAAGgagtcagagcagagaacaGCACGGACACGATGATACGCTCCtaaaacaacatgaataaaatgcTTTATTGAAGACACAAGGTTCACTGAAAAACAGATAACACAATTCCAAGTATTTAGGCAATGACCTTTCAACATTTTGGTTGACAAGgtgttttaaaggaaaatggacacatttctaccagCACTTGGTCCCCAATGAACTATGAATCTACTTGAGTCTTAACATTTTTGGTGACCCTGTGACCATTTGACAAAATTTTCCCTCCATCAATAATTTAGTTACCTAGACCAAGGTCAGATTCATGTGAAATTTCCTCTCTCATTGGAAAGAGATATCTCAAGAACAATGGAGTCCACTGCTCTAAGAAGAGAAaaatcattgttgttttttactctGTCTTAAGGCAGTCATCCTGTGGGGAGGAATGAACAATGCAGCTATGCAGGTGGCATCAGTAAGGTTTTAGATTAGTAGTCttttgacagtgtttgcagccatgctagcagcactGTGGAGCTGAACTTATGCAAAGTCGTGCTCTGAGCTTAATGTTATtataagcatgctaacatgctgtttgccatgctagcatgctgtttaccatgttcaccatttttaATTTAGCATTCTTGGATGCTAATACTAATTAATTTGCACAAgtattagaaaaataaaaatgcggACCTGATGACGGCGCAAGAGGAAAATCAGAAGATCACTTAAGTTATTAATCCTGAAGGGAACGTGAATGTCTGAACtaagtttcatggcaatccatccaatagttggtGAAACTTTACACTCAAAACTATATATCTCAGCTTCATGGTAGCCCTAGTGGAGAAGTCAGGGAATTGCCAAAGTTAGATCAACTGGGCACCCTGGAtatctgaaccaaatttcatggcaatccatctaatagttgCAGACATATTCAGTCTGGACCAAGGTTGCTGACAGACCAACAGACTAAAATTTCCATCTACAACGCCATACTGCTAGCATCGCAAAGATATTCTCAACACAAGACtagtttaaatgtatttctgaagCTTTAACCCACATCACGAACGATCAAGAATGAACATTCAAACTTCTAGCTAGTCTTGTGTACATGGTGCTGAATACAGGAccttaaatgtcatttttggtgGACATGTAGGACATGTAGTAAAACAAAGGTGAAGCCAAATATCAAAGCTAGGTGATTACTTTCATACCTCTGCTGAAAAGTTTCCCACCCGGTAGGAGATGTATACAAAAGAGGCTGAGCCGTATGAGATGGACACCACAGTCAGATGAGCGGCACACGTCCCAAAGGCCTTCAGCCTCTGAGCGACACCCATCTTCAACATGGAAAGTCCAATCAGGACATAGGATGTGAGGATGAGGACACCTGTGGTCAGTAACGCCAGTATGGCGAAGGAAACGGACACAATGTTATCCACGGTTGTATCAGCACACACGAGCCGCCTTACAGAGGACAGGTCGCACCAGCCATTCCTCACCACATTCGGCCCGCAGTAAGGTCGCTTCCAGGTCATGGAGGTGGCTGGCAGGGTGCAGAAGGTGGCGAAGCCCCAGGCTCCCACGATCAGGAGCAGCTTAATGGATCTGGTCATGATCGCAGTGTAGCGAAGGGGGTCGCAGATGGCCACGTAGCGGTCGTACGCCATGACAGTCAGGATGGCATAGCCAGTAACACCTAGCTGAATGAAGAAATGCATCTGGAGGAAGCAGCCTGGGACGGAAATGGTATTCATGTCTGTCAGGAAGCCGGACAGCATTTTGGgtatggtggtggtggtgtagaCCATGTCCACCAAGGAGAGGTTGTAGAGGAAGAAATACATGGGAGAGGTGAGTCTGGGATCAGTCACGGCCTGCATGAGAAAAACAGTGGCAGCGATAACGATGCTGATAATTCCATCTTTGTCAGAATGAGTTAGTACCGATGAATTTGTCATATCTAGATagatagttttgttttttgtaccaCAAAGATGATCATGCTGTTTCCTCCCAGGATGATGATGTAACCGAGCAGCAGGATGACAAAAAGGATAATCTTCTTGTCACTGAGGTTAGCGAGGCCCTGGATGATAAAGAAAGTGACGCCGTGAGGCTCCCAGGTGCCGTTAACGGAGCTGGATCTGTGATTGGTCGTCAAGGGCAGGTATGAATCTGGAAAGCGAGTGAGGTGAGAGGAGCAGTGAGTAGTTCAACATGTGGTTGATAGATTTCACACTGGAACATGTACTCTACATACTGGAATATTTACCTTAGCGTGATCATTTATATTATTCATATAGATGTGAATATAGactgtgtatatactgtaactgtagctaaatataaaaacacaggtcaattaacaaaaacataaaaagttAAGTGCATCATTAAAAATGCACTAGAAAAATCATTCTGCACCCCAGTCTCCTGATGGTTATTTTAATATGTTGGAAATTAGCAGTATACTGCTCACAGTAAGAAGGGCCTTTCTGCTGCCTCATGACcagtttttacttttcattgcAAATACCTTTATACTGAAGGTAGGACTTATTAGTGTTTTTAGAGTGTgatattgctacttttactgaagtaaaagatgtAAATACTTTGTCCACCACCACAGGAATGAAGCTAACTTAATCAGCAGATTTCAGCTGCAAGAGCTTTGCCTTTCTGAATTATATATTCTCAAGAAAGctcaaaatcagaaaaaataagactgacaaaacaaactaaatttgatgttattttgcCATACTTAAATCATGTTCCCAAGGTGAAGCAAACAAGCAAGTAAAAGCAACAACTAAAAACACTGTGTAAGGACAGGCTGACAatttttttccttcttaaaacaaaactaaaacaataattctacttgattttatgcattgtaagtcatttatttttacctacattttattactattactataaCCTTATTCTTACTTTTACTGTTTacattatcaagtgggttttattctccatcttattttatatactttttCTTCATCCCTGCTATATATTTTCTATatgaagcactcacttggtgcatgcgatttctttgctgtaaagcactttgagctgcaattcctgtatgaaaggtgctataaaaaaaaaatttattgttattattaactctgtatatacatgcacacatgcaaccaGATTCTTCCTTATTCCTGAGTCTAATAGACCGCACACATAAGTAGATCTTTGGCTTTTTGTCTCTCTAaatgtttctttcattcatttcattcacataGATTTTAAGCTCCAGCACCACAATCATGCCTGCATGCTGCTTCCTCTGATTAATGACCTTCCCAGAATCATGTATTTACAATCCAGAATCATGTATTTACAAGTCAGATTCACCTTTCTACCACATTAGATATGCAGACTTATCTACATGAATGTAGATAAGAGCAGTTAAGATCGAGCCTTCATGCAAATTAAGTAAGTTAAAAACAACTGAGCACTCAGATAGATGCAGGTGTTCTCTCAAAGTTaggtgtttttaaaataatgtgtcaTTGCATTCAATCACCAGAAAACAATaactaaaaaataaatggaataaTTTTGTGATAAATTTGTGACTCTAACATCATAATTACACCAAGCCTTTTATGGAGTAACAAATTTACTATTTCAGATTATTACTGACTGTTCTTTTGCTTACAAGCGAAAAAGTGCACCACAAAATCAACACATTGCTGAAACATTCACAGACCTCTGGGGCTTTCAAGGGAAATATCAAACAGCAAAAGCTCCATCTCCcttcagcagacagacagataaccAGGTCGTTGGATGTAGACAAATTTGCTGTCAACAGACAGCACAGAATTATTTGCACGACAGACATGAAAAGCTTATGTGACTTTATCTGTGCACACGCTCAGTATGACAGCACAAACTGCAAagtcagtaaaataaaaatccttATAAGCCCCCACAGAACACAACACCACTTCTTCATATGAGCTATTTTAAGTGCAAATACCTGAAAATGGtttctaaaatatttaaaaatcatCTTACCTGTTGAATGTATGTGAATCAGGCTTTGCGCTGCTCCGTCAGGTTTTGTCGGATAAAGACAGAACCTCATGTTAGGTTCACATTGTGCCTTTTCAAGAGCAACCAACCTTCTCTCTGATTATAATGGAGATTATAGTGAGATCAAACAACATTAATTAAACAAAGTTGCATCAGAttgctttcattaaaaatataaattgtACACTGGATGGTAAAAGAATACCAAAGGGACCTATTTTTAGTCACCTGTGTGGCTATAAACAAGcatctaaaaagaaaacacaagaaacataATTGTCTTTGTTGCCTAGGTTACAACCATCAGTTTCAGATATTTGACCTCCTCATTAAAGCtcttattttactttaattgcatgtgtgtgtgtgtgtgtgtgtgtgtgtgtgtgtgtgtgtgcgagagagagatgtgaggaCCAGACCTGTAATTCTTTGAGTCCAAGTTGGACGCCACCTGTTGGTCAGAGTTACAACTTTAatttacaattaaaataaatgcattccTATGTTAAAGAAATGACCACAAACTGCACAACCATGTCTGTGATTCTTTAACATAATTACACACAAAATTGTTGTCCTGATTAAAATTTTCAATTTTTAATGCCTTCAGAAAAGTTTTCTACAAAGAACcgacagccatgctagcaggtCTGGGACGCTGTAatagttttaattttttaattttgtaaattAATTGAATCACTTTAGTATACTTCAGGTTTATTTGACTTTGAACCTCAGTTGTGCATTTTTGCCAGGTACTTCATCCCTCTCATGTGaattcatcttcttctttgtcGTGTTT
Above is a genomic segment from Chelmon rostratus isolate fCheRos1 chromosome 14, fCheRos1.pri, whole genome shotgun sequence containing:
- the or6at1 gene encoding olfactory receptor 10J4 codes for the protein MRQQKGPSYYSYLPLTTNHRSSSVNGTWEPHGVTFFIIQGLANLSDKKIILFVILLLGYIIILGGNSMIIFVAVTDPRLTSPMYFFLYNLSLVDMVYTTTTIPKMLSGFLTDMNTISVPGCFLQMHFFIQLGVTGYAILTVMAYDRYVAICDPLRYTAIMTRSIKLLLIVGAWGFATFCTLPATSMTWKRPYCGPNVVRNGWCDLSSVRRLVCADTTVDNIVSVSFAILALLTTGVLILTSYVLIGLSMLKMGVAQRLKAFGTCAAHLTVVSISYGSASFVYISYRVGNFSAEERIIVSVLFSALTPFLNPIIYSLRNKELRESIRRTLNRLFSVKIRTTRPMLDTMMKM
- the LOC121616953 gene encoding olfactory receptor 52N2-like, translated to MENETFNADIIFIEGLKVSPQSSSLAFILLLLIYILIVVSNIGLVVLITMERSLHEPMYLLFCNMSINDVFGATAIIPRLLSDVFTPIIERHIHYIDCVVQAFASHFHAGTSHAVLMIMAFDRYVAICNPLRYATIMTHRMVVQLSVGAWMVAFILVAVLLGLTIRLTRCRRAIINPFCDNASLFKLSCQNLLINHIYGLGSAVVILGSSLGSITLTYLRVAIVCLSSKNKVLNSRALQTCATHLAVYLIMLVASFTPMIMHRRPEWANSGKVASVLFHVIPPALNPIIYGLQCKELRQKVVSVFLKNKVMDVKSP